Genomic segment of Archangium lipolyticum:
CGTGCTCCCGCCAGTCACAGTTGGAGCAAGCAGGCCAGCAAGCGCCCTTCACCTTTCGACAGAGCCCTGTCAGGCTCCGGCCATGGCTGACTTGATCCTCACTGGAGCCTCGCGCGGCATTGGTCACGCCCTGGCGTTGGCCCTGGCCGAGCGGCGTGATGATCGGCTCGTGCTCGTCGCCCGCGACCGCGCCCGTCTGGATGCCCTCGTCACCGCCGTCGAGCAGAAGGGCGGCCACGCCGTCGCGGTGCCGGGAGACCTCTCGTCCCTGGCCGAGGCACGGGCCCTGGGGCAGCGCCTCGTCGAGGTGGTCACCCCTGGCGCGACGCTCATCCACAATGCCGGGCTGTGGCCGGCGAAGCGGGTGCTCACACCTGAAGGACTCGAGGCCGCCTTCGTGGTCAACCACCTGGCGCCGCTGGTGATGCAGCGGGCGCTGCTCGACGCCAGGCGCCTGCGCCGGATCCTGGTGGTGAGCGCCGGCCTGATCCTGAAGGGTCGCTTCGACGCCGCCCGCACGCCCACGGGCGAGGACTTCTCGGGCATCCGGACCTACTGCACCACGAAGCTCTGCTTCGCGCTGGCCATGCGCGACATCGCCGCCGCCGAGCCAGGGCTCGACGTCGTCGTCCTGCACCCTGGGGTAGTGCGCACGGACCTCGGGGCGCGCTCGGGCCCCATCGGATGGCTGCTATCACTCGTGAAGCGAGGCTGGGAGACGCCCGAGGTCTGCGCGGCACGGCTCGCGAGGATCCTCGAGCGAGAGCGCTGGTCGCCGGCGGGAGAAGCCCGCTGGCTCATCGAGGAGAACGAGCAGCCGTGGCCGGCGGTGGCGGAGGACGAAGCAACGAGGAGGGCGGTGCGAGAAACCACCGAGCGACTGCTCGCGAAGCAACCAACGAGTCCCCGGAAATAACCGGGTTACGCATGCTCCCTCTCCCTTTGGGAGAGGGCGGGGGGTGAGGGTATTCGCGTACTGAAGACCCTCACCCTGACCCTCTCCCAGGGGGAGAGGGGACATCCACGGCAGACTCAGACCTGGAGCGCCTTGGAGATCGGCAGTTCCCGGACGCGCGTACCCGTGAGAGCGAAGACCGCGTTGGCGATCGCCGGGGCGACGGGCGGAACACCGGGTTCACCCACTCCGCCCGGAGCCGCGTCGCTCTGGATGATATCGACGTGAATCTTCCGCGGCGTCTCCGCCATGCGCACCAACCGGACGTCGCGGAAGTTCGACTGCTGGGGCACGCCGCCCTTCATCGTGATCCCGCCATGGAGCGCCAGGCTCATTCCGAAGATGACCGAGCCCTCCATCTGGGCCCGGACGCGATCCGGATTGATCACCGTCCCCGCGTCCGCGACGATCCAGGCCTCATCGACACGGAGCTTGCCGGCGGCGTCACGCACGACCGAGGCGACCACGGCCGTGTAACTCACGAAGCTGCGATGGGCGGCGAGGCCCAGGGCCCTGCCCTCCTTCTTCCGGTCGTTCCACCGGGAGAGCTGCGTCACGCGCTCGATGACATTGCGCAGGCGCCGGACATCGACGGGGTGGGTCTCGAGGGGAGAGCCATAGTTCCTGAGGTTCTTGATCCCCAGCTCCTCGAGCGAGGACACGCGGGGCGGTCCGAGAATCTCCAGCATCACGTCGCGGGTGTCCTCCCCCCGGGCGTGGGCGATCTCGTCGATGAAGGAGTTGATCGAGAAGGCGTGGAAGATGTTGTAGACGGACCGGAGCCAGCCGATGCGGACGTGGGCATTGGCCTCGCAGGCCTCGGCGCGGACGTTGGGAACCGCGAGCGCGAGATCCAACACCCCCTGCTGGAGGTCCCCTTCCCCGGGCTTGTTGACGGGCGCGAAGGTCGAGCCGATGGGCGGGAACGCGGTGCGGTGCCGCCAGGCGACGACCTTGCCGCGCTCGTCGAGGCCCGCGCTCAGCAGCTGGGTGCTGACGGTGTTGTAGTAGTCGTGCTGGACGTCGTCCTCACGGGTCCACTGCACGCGCACCGGAGTACCGGCCTCCCTGGCGAGCAGCACGACCTCGGAGACGAAGTCCGCCTTCGACTTGCGCCCGAAGCCGCCGCCCAGGAAGGTCACGTGGACCTGGACCTTCTCCTCGGGAAGCCCGAGTGCCCGGGCCGCCTCGGTGCGGGCCGCCTGCGGATTCTGGGTGGGAGCCCAGACCTCGCAGGTGCCATCCTGGACGCGGGCGAGCGCGACGGGCGGCTCCATCGGCACGTGCGGGAGGTGGGGCACGTGATACTCCGCCTCGATCACACGCGCGGCCTTGGCGAGGGCGGCGTCCGCGTCCCCGACGTTCCGGACGGGCGTGCCGGGCGCGCGCACGGACGCGGTGAGCTCCTGACGGAACCGCTCCGAGTCGTACTTCGCGTTGTCCCCGTGCTCCCAGGTGATGTCGAGCGCCGCGCGGCCACGCATGGCGGCCCAGGTGTTCTCCGCGAGGACGGCGATACCGCCCCAGGACTGGAACATGTACGGAGGCTTCGGCGCGGGAAGCTCGATGACGCGCTTCACCCCGGGGATGGCGAGCGCGCGCGAGGCGTCATACCGCGCCACCCGGCCGCCCACGACGGGGGGCCGCGCGATCACCGCGATGAGCATGCCCGGGAGCCGGAGGTCGGCGCCGAACGTGGCGCTGCCGTTGACGTACGCGGGCGCGTCCAGCAACGGCAGCGGCCCACCGGTGCGCCGGAGCTCGGCCTTGGGCCGGAGCGGAACCGCCGCCGGCTTGGGCACGGGCAGCTTGCCCGCCTCGACGGCGAGCTCGCCGAAGCCGAAGGTGCGGTTGCTCCCGCGGTGGATCACCACGTGGTCGCGCGCCTCGCACTGCTCCGGCGCCACCTTCCAGCGCCTGGCCGCGGCGGCGATCAGCATCACGCGCGCGGTGGCCCCCACGCGCCGCATCTCCTCGTAGATGCTGCGAACGCTGTTGGAGCCGTCGGTGTTCTGGTCGCCGTAGGCCCGATCACCATCGGCCTGAACGATCTTCACCCGCGCCATGTCCGCGCCCAGCTCATCGGCGATCAGCACCGGGAGCGAGCTGCGGATACCCTGCCCCATCTCGGACCGGTGGCAGACGATCGTCACCAGCCCGTCGGGAGCCACGTGCACGAAGACGTTCGGGTTCAGCCCGGGCGAGGTCCTCTCCTCGGCCTGGGAGCTCGTCTTCGGCTTCGGTCCCGCCTGGCCCGTGGGCTCGCTGGTGGGCTTCTGGCCGGTGAAGAAGGCCAGGGCGAGCCCTCCGGCGGAGACGTTCATCCCGGCGAGGAATGTCCGCCGGGCAATCAACATGGGCTTCTTGCTCATGGATGTCCTCGTCATTCCTCGGAGATGCCGGCGACCTTCTTCACGGCCGCGCGGATGCGCGTGTACGTGCCACACCGGCACAGGTTGCCCGCGAGCGACTGGTCGATCTCCGCGTCGGTGGGCTTCGGATTCTTCGCCAGCAGGGCCGCCGCGGTCATGATCTGCCCGGCCTGGCAGAAGCCGCACTGGGGAACGCCCATGTCGACCCAGGCGCGCTGCAGGGGGTGACTACCATCGGCGGAGAGCCCCTCGATGGTGGTGATGGAGCGCCCGGCCGCGCGGCGGATGGGCGTCACGCACGAGCGCACCACCTGGCCGTCGAGGTGGAGGGTGCACGCGCCGCAGAGCGCCTGGCCGCAGCCGTACTTCGTCCCGGTGAGGCCCAGCACATCCCGCAGGGCCCAGAGCAGTGGCATCTCCGGGTCGACATCGAGCTCGTGCTCGACCCCGTTGACGCGAACTCGAATCGTCATGGCCGTGCCTCCTCGGAAGGACACTCGGCGCCCGTGTCGGCCCAGGCCGCCACGATGGCCCCGAAGAGCTTCTGGGTGCCCGGAGCGGGCTGCCGGTCCGCGCCCGGCGTCCAACCCCAGCCCACCAACTCGTCATGCGCGTTGTGCTCGACGATCTGCGCCAACGTCTTGCCTCCGTTCCGTTTGGGATCCTTCAGTTGCTCGCATATCGCGCGCGGGGTCTTGCCCACCCACGCCATCGAGCGCGGAGCGAGGTGCCAGTTCGGCGCACCGGGGACCCGCGCGAGCTCGAGGTTCTTGTCCTGGTGGCAGCTCGTGCACTCCATCCCGACCACGCCGCGATCCTCGGGGCCGCGCACGACGGGAGGATTGTGAGGCTGCCAGTCGGTGCCGTGATAGGGCGTATCGCCGTCGGGATGGCAGTTGGCGCACCGGGGATGGAGCAGGACCCGGCTGGCCTCGAGGAACAGGGCACGCGACCGGTCGGCCCGATCCGCGATGACTCCGAACGCCTCTGGGGAACGGAGCTCACCGGGACCCACCGGGGGGAGCGCGCCTCGTGCATCGACGGGCTCGGGCTGGCGCCGGCAGGCTCCCGCGGTGAGCAGAACGAAACCAGACGTCACGACGAGAAGGGCATTCCGCATCGGCGGCGAGAATCCAGGAATCAGGACGCACCCGCAACGGCGAAAACACGGAAGGAGCGAAACCCGAACTTCACCCACATTCCGCTTGCAAAAACGCGAACAGGTCAGCGGGGCACCTCGAAACGCACCCGCTCGCCGCATCCGGAGGGCTGGATGCCGAGCGGGGGGCAATCGGGGAAGGCGGCCGGCGAGCAGGCACTCACGGCGAGCACGGGGGGCTTTACGCTGCCGGTGGATCCCCACGGGCGTAATGAGGAAAGGTCCTTTCGGCTTGCTCCCACCCCGTCCAAAAGGAGACAGGAGCGGGGCTTCAACTGGGGGGCCTACAGGCCGGGGTGTTGGCCAGTGAACCAATGCGTGCCCGCCTCCGCCGACCGGAAGCCGGGCCCATCCAGCAATCGCGGTAGGGGCAATCGGGAGAAAGCAATGATGGAACTCAAGCGGGTGCTGCTCGTGGAGGACAGCCCCAACGACGCGGAGCTGACGTTGGAGGCGTTCGCGGAGACGGGACTGGCCAACGAAGTGGTGTGGGTGCGGGATGGACGGGAAGCGCTCGACTATCTCTTCCAGGAAGGCGCATTCGCCAGCCGGCCCCACGGGCAGCCTGCCGTGGTCCTGCTGGATTTGAAGATGCCCAAGGTGGATGGGTTGCAGGTGCTCGAGCAGGTCAAGAACAACCCGAACCTCAAGTCGGTCCCGGTGGTGATGCTCACCAGCAGCCGGGAAGAGGCGGATCTGGCGCGCTCCTACGGTCTGGGCGTCAACGCCTACGTGGTGAAGCCGGTGGGCTTTCCGGAGTTCGTCAAGGCATTGAAGGAGCTGGGACTGTTCTGGGCGGTGGTGAACGAACCGCCCCCGGGCTCGCTCCGGAGGTCCAACGCATCGTGATCGCGCGGGTCGAAGCGGAGCACCATACACAGGCACGGGAACAGGGCGGCAGGTTGTCCCTCCTCCTGGTGGAGGACAGCGCCCTGGATGCCGAGCTCATCGCCGCGCGGCTCGAGGAGGGCGGTCTGCTCTTCGAACTGCTCCGCGTGGACAGCGCCGAGAGCTTCAACGCGGCCCTGGCCGAGCACCGCTTCGACCTCATCCTCTCCGACTACAAAATCCCCGGCTTCGACGGGCTGAGCGCCCTGGATACCTGCCATCGCACGTGCCCGGAGGTGCCCTTCCTCTTCGTCTCGGGCGCCCTGGGCGAGGAGCGGGCCATCGAGCTGCTCAAGCGCGGCGCCACCGACTACGTCCTCAAGGACCGGCTGGATCGGCTGGTGCCGAGTATCGAGCGGGCCCTGCGCGAGGCACGCGAGCGGATGGACCGCCAGCGGGCCGAGGCACGGCTGCAGGAGCGCGAGCACACCCTCTCCACCCTCATGGCCAACCTGCCGGGCATGGCTTTCCGGCGCAAGGTGAAGGACAGGCCGTGGCACCTCGATTTCGCCAGTCAGGGATGCCTGGATCTCACGGGCTGGCCTCCCGAGTCCTTCGCCACTGGCGGAGAGATCAGCTGGGACCGCATCATCCATCCGGAGGACCTGGAGCGGATGGAGCGCGAGGTGAGAGCCGCCCTCGCCGAGCGCCGCCAGCTCTCGATCTCCTACCGCATCCGCACCCGCGGGGGTGAGGAGCGCTGGCTGTGGAGCCGCTCCCTGCCCCGGTTCGCTCCGGATGGCTCCCCGGAGTGCTTCGAGGGCTTCGTCACCGACATCACCCAGCAGAAGCAGGCCGAGGAAGAGGTGAAGCGGCGCATCGAGTTCGAGCAGCAGCTCATCGGCATCGTCTCGCACGACCTGCGCAACCCCCTCACCGCCATCATCTTCGGCGCCTCCGTGCTGCTCAAGCGCGAGGGCCTGGACGAGAAGGTCACCAGCTCGGCGCGACGCATCCTCGCGAGCGCCGAACGCGCGGGCCGCATGATCCGCGATCTGCTCGACTTCACCCAGGCGCGGCTGGGCGGCATCCCCGTGGCCCGCGCCCCGCTCTGCCTCCACGCCCAGGCGAGCCAGGTGATCGATGAGCTCGGACACACCCACCCCGAGCGCGGGCTGGAGCTCACCCGGGAGGGCGACACACATGGGGAGTGGGATCCGGATCGCATCGCGCAGGTCATCTCCAACCTGGTGGGCAACGCCCTCAAGTACTCGCCCCCGGACAGCGTGGTGAGGGTGCGCACCCGGGGCGAGCGCAACGTGGTGCTGCTCGAGGTCCACAACCGGGGCGAGCCGATTCCCCCGGCGCTCATTCCCGAGCTGTTCAAACCGCTCAACCGCGGCACGGCCAGGACGGACATGCAGACCCGCAGCATCGGGCTGGGGCTCTACATCGTCGACAACATCGTGCGCGCACACGGCGGCTCCGTCCACGTGAGCTCCACGGCCGCGGAGGGAACGATCTTCACCGTGCGGCTGCCGCGCAGCCCCTCTTCCGCCTAGAGGCCCCCCATGCATCCCCTTGATTTCGGAGAGCTCTTCCGGCTCTCCCCCAACCCCTACATGGTGCTCGACCGGCAGCTGCGCTACGTCACCGCCAACGACGCCTACCTGCGCTCCACCGCGAGCCGGCTCGAGGACATCCAGGGCCGCTTCCTCTTCGACCTCTTTCCCCACGACCCGAAGGACCCCAACAACGCCAGCGTGCAGTTGCTGCGCACCTCCCTGGAGCGCGTGCTCGCCACGCGGGCACCAGATGTCCTGGCCCTCATCCCCTACCGCGTCCCCATGCACACCGAGAAGGGCATCGTGGAGGCGGAGCGCTTCTGGAGCGCCACCCACACGCCCCTGCTCGATGCGAACGGGGAGGTGGCCTACATCCTCCAGCACACGGTGGACGTGACGGAGTTGCAGCAGCTCAAGCAGGCCGCCAACGAGGCGGAGCGGCGCGAGACCTCCGCGTCCGCCGCCCTGGAGGCGGGAGTGCTGGGCCGGGCCAGGAAGCTCCAGGAGGCCAACCAGCTGCTCGACTCCGAGCGCCGCCACCTCCTGAACCTCTTCGCGCAGGCCCCCAGCTTCATGTGCTTCCTTCGCGGAAGGGAGCACGTCTTCGAGCTGGCCAACCCCGCCTACGGCCAGCTGGTGGGACAGCGGGAGTTGGTGGGCAAGCCCGTGCGGCAGGCGCTGCCGGAGGTGGTGGG
This window contains:
- a CDS encoding SDR family NAD(P)-dependent oxidoreductase, which codes for MADLILTGASRGIGHALALALAERRDDRLVLVARDRARLDALVTAVEQKGGHAVAVPGDLSSLAEARALGQRLVEVVTPGATLIHNAGLWPAKRVLTPEGLEAAFVVNHLAPLVMQRALLDARRLRRILVVSAGLILKGRFDAARTPTGEDFSGIRTYCTTKLCFALAMRDIAAAEPGLDVVVLHPGVVRTDLGARSGPIGWLLSLVKRGWETPEVCAARLARILERERWSPAGEARWLIEENEQPWPAVAEDEATRRAVRETTERLLAKQPTSPRK
- a CDS encoding xanthine dehydrogenase family protein molybdopterin-binding subunit, which gives rise to MSKKPMLIARRTFLAGMNVSAGGLALAFFTGQKPTSEPTGQAGPKPKTSSQAEERTSPGLNPNVFVHVAPDGLVTIVCHRSEMGQGIRSSLPVLIADELGADMARVKIVQADGDRAYGDQNTDGSNSVRSIYEEMRRVGATARVMLIAAAARRWKVAPEQCEARDHVVIHRGSNRTFGFGELAVEAGKLPVPKPAAVPLRPKAELRRTGGPLPLLDAPAYVNGSATFGADLRLPGMLIAVIARPPVVGGRVARYDASRALAIPGVKRVIELPAPKPPYMFQSWGGIAVLAENTWAAMRGRAALDITWEHGDNAKYDSERFRQELTASVRAPGTPVRNVGDADAALAKAARVIEAEYHVPHLPHVPMEPPVALARVQDGTCEVWAPTQNPQAARTEAARALGLPEEKVQVHVTFLGGGFGRKSKADFVSEVVLLAREAGTPVRVQWTREDDVQHDYYNTVSTQLLSAGLDERGKVVAWRHRTAFPPIGSTFAPVNKPGEGDLQQGVLDLALAVPNVRAEACEANAHVRIGWLRSVYNIFHAFSINSFIDEIAHARGEDTRDVMLEILGPPRVSSLEELGIKNLRNYGSPLETHPVDVRRLRNVIERVTQLSRWNDRKKEGRALGLAAHRSFVSYTAVVASVVRDAAGKLRVDEAWIVADAGTVINPDRVRAQMEGSVIFGMSLALHGGITMKGGVPQQSNFRDVRLVRMAETPRKIHVDIIQSDAAPGGVGEPGVPPVAPAIANAVFALTGTRVRELPISKALQV
- a CDS encoding (2Fe-2S)-binding protein yields the protein MTIRVRVNGVEHELDVDPEMPLLWALRDVLGLTGTKYGCGQALCGACTLHLDGQVVRSCVTPIRRAAGRSITTIEGLSADGSHPLQRAWVDMGVPQCGFCQAGQIMTAAALLAKNPKPTDAEIDQSLAGNLCRCGTYTRIRAAVKKVAGISEE
- a CDS encoding Isoquinoline 1-oxidoreductase subunit, with amino-acid sequence MRNALLVVTSGFVLLTAGACRRQPEPVDARGALPPVGPGELRSPEAFGVIADRADRSRALFLEASRVLLHPRCANCHPDGDTPYHGTDWQPHNPPVVRGPEDRGVVGMECTSCHQDKNLELARVPGAPNWHLAPRSMAWVGKTPRAICEQLKDPKRNGGKTLAQIVEHNAHDELVGWGWTPGADRQPAPGTQKLFGAIVAAWADTGAECPSEEARP
- a CDS encoding response regulator translates to MMELKRVLLVEDSPNDAELTLEAFAETGLANEVVWVRDGREALDYLFQEGAFASRPHGQPAVVLLDLKMPKVDGLQVLEQVKNNPNLKSVPVVMLTSSREEADLARSYGLGVNAYVVKPVGFPEFVKALKELGLFWAVVNEPPPGSLRRSNAS
- a CDS encoding sensor histidine kinase, which gives rise to MIARVEAEHHTQAREQGGRLSLLLVEDSALDAELIAARLEEGGLLFELLRVDSAESFNAALAEHRFDLILSDYKIPGFDGLSALDTCHRTCPEVPFLFVSGALGEERAIELLKRGATDYVLKDRLDRLVPSIERALREARERMDRQRAEARLQEREHTLSTLMANLPGMAFRRKVKDRPWHLDFASQGCLDLTGWPPESFATGGEISWDRIIHPEDLERMEREVRAALAERRQLSISYRIRTRGGEERWLWSRSLPRFAPDGSPECFEGFVTDITQQKQAEEEVKRRIEFEQQLIGIVSHDLRNPLTAIIFGASVLLKREGLDEKVTSSARRILASAERAGRMIRDLLDFTQARLGGIPVARAPLCLHAQASQVIDELGHTHPERGLELTREGDTHGEWDPDRIAQVISNLVGNALKYSPPDSVVRVRTRGERNVVLLEVHNRGEPIPPALIPELFKPLNRGTARTDMQTRSIGLGLYIVDNIVRAHGGSVHVSSTAAEGTIFTVRLPRSPSSA